In Candidatus Methylomirabilota bacterium, the following proteins share a genomic window:
- a CDS encoding inositol-3-phosphate synthase, with the protein MSEKSSFYPELIRPIQPSAGKLGVLIPGLGAVATTLIAGVHLINKGIAQPHGSLTQMQRMRLGKRTNPRFALIKEVVPLADLNDLVFGGWDIFPENAYQTACHAGVLPKEMLDQAKDQLEAVRPWPAVFDQAYVRRLSGTNLKSGLTKKHLADMLIEDIEAFRQREGIRRAVMIWCGSTEVFMQPAPVHETIEAFEAGLKANAPEISSSMIYAYAAISAGVPFANGSPNLAVDVPALVEYAGRRRVPIAGKDFKTGQTFLKTVVAPGLKAKMLGLTGWFSTNILGNRDGEVLDDRGSFRTKEVSKGSVLEAILQPELYPELYGQVFHKIRIEYYPPRGDAKEGWDNIDIFGWLGQPMQIKINFLCRDSILAAPVALDLTLFLDLAQRAGLSGIQEWLSFYFKSPMARADLKPEHDLFIQHLKLTNTLRILVGEEVLDHSGLDYYESGDAYRAGMGGA; encoded by the coding sequence ATGAGCGAAAAAAGTTCTTTCTACCCGGAACTGATCAGACCGATCCAACCGTCCGCCGGGAAGCTGGGGGTGCTGATTCCCGGGTTGGGGGCGGTCGCGACAACGCTGATCGCCGGAGTCCACCTGATCAACAAGGGAATTGCCCAACCGCACGGCTCCTTGACACAGATGCAGCGGATGCGCCTGGGCAAACGGACCAACCCGCGGTTTGCGCTGATCAAAGAGGTCGTCCCCCTCGCAGATCTGAACGATCTGGTGTTCGGGGGCTGGGATATCTTTCCCGAGAACGCCTATCAGACCGCATGCCATGCCGGGGTGCTGCCGAAGGAGATGCTGGATCAGGCCAAAGACCAGTTGGAGGCGGTCAGGCCGTGGCCGGCGGTCTTTGATCAGGCCTACGTGCGACGGCTCTCGGGGACGAACCTGAAGTCCGGCTTAACCAAGAAGCACCTGGCGGACATGCTGATCGAGGATATCGAGGCGTTCCGTCAAAGGGAGGGGATCCGGCGGGCCGTGATGATCTGGTGCGGGTCGACCGAGGTCTTCATGCAACCGGCTCCGGTCCACGAGACTATCGAGGCGTTTGAGGCGGGCCTGAAGGCGAACGCGCCGGAGATCTCATCGAGTATGATCTATGCCTATGCCGCCATCTCGGCCGGGGTACCCTTTGCGAACGGCTCACCCAATCTGGCGGTCGATGTGCCGGCGCTGGTCGAGTATGCCGGCCGGCGCCGCGTCCCGATTGCCGGAAAGGATTTCAAGACCGGCCAGACCTTCCTGAAAACCGTTGTCGCGCCCGGGCTGAAGGCGAAGATGTTGGGACTGACCGGCTGGTTTTCCACCAACATCCTGGGCAACCGGGACGGCGAGGTGCTGGACGATCGGGGATCGTTCAGGACCAAGGAGGTCAGCAAGGGCTCGGTGCTGGAGGCGATTCTGCAACCGGAGCTCTATCCCGAGCTGTACGGCCAGGTGTTCCACAAGATCCGGATCGAGTATTACCCGCCGCGCGGCGATGCCAAGGAGGGATGGGACAACATCGATATCTTCGGTTGGCTCGGCCAGCCGATGCAGATTAAGATCAACTTTCTCTGTCGGGACTCCATCCTGGCGGCGCCGGTCGCCCTCGACCTGACCCTGTTTCTCGACCTGGCCCAACGGGCCGGATTGTCGGGTATTCAGGAGTGGCTCTCGTTCTACTTCAAGTCTCCGATGGCCCGGGCCGACCTGAAGCCGGAGCACGACCTGTTTATCCAGCATCTGAAGCTGACCAACACCCTGCGTATCTTGGTCGGGGAGGAGGTGCTCGACCACTCGGGACTCGATTACTACGAATCCGGCGATGCCTATCGAGCCGGCATGGGCGGGGCGTGA